In Taeniopygia guttata chromosome 2, bTaeGut7.mat, whole genome shotgun sequence, one genomic interval encodes:
- the LOC140682359 gene encoding uncharacterized protein has product MVSATASATRASSRRRYLGAGRRLTGHRTPAAAATGSNSAALGGSEGLPAPFPESERGRRAGACGEQRRPSAAASGQARRGEARGGEAARRRHRGRSQARRCRPRPGPPPAPPAAPGALRNAAPLPAPPDPVTRSPPPGRPPCRRGASGRRSRSREPLPTGSGRVSWDHRVSATTASQGQSGPGRGGGAAEPPGGGGVSRDAGEPVHPEPAELSPVLGSCGWPLAPCPAGKLSAPPLSSLNLLFCSAALAALSASCVTGFRLAARQRDCTSIPHVGKKFGAGSITLPGWLGAAAALPSPRPVSQPLTQSTALRRPPPPAHSQRRSSGLPRTRRGPKGCERSEGQAALCLAKALRDPRSPVPHPRASSSAHGVPCRRSSAGMDGPRRRTALQ; this is encoded by the coding sequence ATGGTGTCAGCCACAGCTTCGGCAACTCGCGCTTCTTCCCGCCGGCGCTACCTCGGGGCGGGCCGCCGGCTAACAGGGCATCGCaccccggccgccgccgccaccggctCGAACTCCGCCGCGCTGGGGGGGAGCGAGGGGCTCCCCGCGCCCTTCCCGGAGTCGGAGCGGGGGCGCCGGGCGGGGGCGTGCGGGGAGCAGCGCCGCCCCTCCGCGGCGGCGAGCGGCCAGGCGAGGCGCGGCGAGGCGAGGGGAGGCGAGGCGGCGCGGCGCCGCCACCGCGGCCGCAGCCAGGCGCGGCGATGCCGGCCCcgcccgggacccccgcccgccccccccgccgctcccggggcgCTCCGTAACGCCGCCCCGCTGCCGGCGCCACCAGATCCGGTGACGCGCAGCCCTCCCCCGGGCCGGCCCCCGTGCCGGAGAGGGGCGAGCGGGCGGCGAAGTAGGAGCCGGGAGCCGCTTCCCACGGGCAGCGGGAGGGTGAGCTGGGACCACCGGGTGAGCGCGACCACCGCCTCGCAGGGACAGAGCGGTCCCGGGCGCGGCGGCGGAGCTGCCGAGCCGCCCGGGGGAGGCGGTGTTTCCCGGGATGCGGGAGAGCCCGTTCACCCGGAGCCCGCGGAGCTCTCCCCGGTCCTAGGGAGCTGCGGCTGGCCGCTCGCCCCGTGCCCGGCAGGAAAGTTATCGGCTCCCCCTCTTTCCTCACTCAACCTTCTCTTTTGTTCGGCTGCCTTGGCTGCCCTTTCTGCCAGCTGTGTGACAGGGTTTCGGCTGGCCGCTCGCCAGAGGGACTGTACATCGATCCCCCATGTAGGGAAGAAATTTGGTGCCGGTTCTATTACTTTGCCTGGCTGGCTTGGCGCGGCAGCGGCGCTGCCTTCTCCCCGCCCCGTCTCCCAGCCTCTAACCCAGAGCACGGCTCTGCGGCGACCACCGCCACCGGCGCACAGCCAGCGCCGCTCTTCCGGGCTGCCTCGGACAAGGAGGGGGCCCAAAGGGTGCGAAAGGAGTGAGGGACAAGCTGCCCTGTGCCTCGCGAAAGCCCTGCGTGATCCTCGCTCTCCCGTTCCGCACCCTCGTGCTTCCAGCAGCGCGCACGGGGTGCCCTGCCGGAGATCCTCCGCAGGCATGGATGGCCCTCGCCGTCGGACAGCGCTGCAATGA